A stretch of Equus caballus isolate H_3958 breed thoroughbred chromosome 11, TB-T2T, whole genome shotgun sequence DNA encodes these proteins:
- the CHAD gene encoding chondroadherin, with protein MARPMLLLSLGLLAGLLPALAACPQNCHCHGDLQHVICDKVGLQKIPKVSEKTKLLNLQRNNFPVLAANSFRAMPNLVSLHLQHCQIREVASGAFRGLKQLIYLYLSHNDIRVLRAGAFDDLTELTYLYLDHNKVTELPRGLLSPLVNLFILQLNNNKIRELRAGAFQGAKDLRWLYLSENALSSLQPGALDDVENLAKFHLDRNQLSSYPSAALSKLRVVEELKLSHNPLKSIPDNAFQSFGRYLETLWLDNTNLEKFSDGAFLGVTTLKHVHLENNRLNQLPSNFPFDSLETLTLTNNPWKCTCQLRGLRRWLEAKTSRPDATCASPAKFRGQHIRDTDAFRGCKFPTKRSKKAGRH; from the exons ATGGCTCGCCCGATGCTCTTGCTCAGCCTCGGCCTTCTGGCCGGTCTGCTGCCGGCGCTGGCCGCCTGCCCCCAGAACTGCCACTGCCACGGCGACCTGCAGCATGTCATCTGCGACAAGGTGGGGCTGCAGAAGATCCCCAAGGTGTCAGAGAAGACCAAGCTGCTCAACCTACAGCGTAACAACTTCCCGGTGCTGGCTGCCAACTCGTTTCGGGCCATGCCGAACCTCGTGTCGCTGCACCTGCAGCACTGCCAGATCCGCGAGGTGGCCTCCGGCGCCTTCCGTGGCCTCAAGCAGCTCATCTACCTATACCTGTCCCACAACGACATCCGTGTGCTGCGCGCCGGCGCCTTTGACGACCTGACCGAGCTCACCTACCTCTACCTGGACCACAACAAGGTGACTGAGCTGCCCCGGGGGCTGCTCTCCCCACTGGTCAACCTCTTCATCCtgcagctcaacaacaacaagatCCGTGAGCTGCGCGCAGGCGCCTTCCAGGGCGCCAAGGATCTGCGCTGGCTCTACCTGTCGGAAAATGCACTCAGTTCCCTGCAGCCTGGCGCTCTGGACGATGTGGAGAACCTCGCCAAGTTCCACCTGGATAGGAACCAGCTGTCCAGCTACCCCTCAGCTGCTCTGAGCAAGCTGCGGGTGGTGGAGGAGCTGAAGCTGTCCCACAACCCCCTGAAAAGCATTCCTGACAACGCCTTCCAGTCCTTCGGCAGATACCTGGAGACCCTCTGGCTGGACAATACCAACCTGGAGAAG TTCTCCGACGGCGCCTTCCTGGGTGTGACCACGCTGAAACATGTCCATCTGGAGAacaaccgcctgaaccagctgccctCCAACTTCCCCTTTGACAGCCTGGAGACCCTCACCCTCACCAACAACCCCTGGAAGTGTACTTGCCAGCTTCGGGGCCTCCGGAG gtGGCTGGAAGCCAAGACTTCCCGCCCTGATGCCACTTGCGCCTCACCGGCCAAGTTCAGGGGCCAGCACATTCGTGACACCGACGCCTTCCGAGGCTGCAAGTTCCCTACTAAGAGGTCCAAGAAAGCCGGCCGCCATTAA